AGTTTATAATAGGCTGCGCCCATATGCTGACCACCAACAAACAGATCTATTACGCCACTGAGCGACTCCGTCGAACCTACAATGAGGTAGCTTTCCGGGTGCATGCACATTGCAATGGCCCTAAAGAACCTAGACCTATCTTCCGGCGAGAAATAGACCGCCACGTTGCGGCAGAATATCACATCAAACTTGCCCAGATAGTTAAACGGCGTCTGAAGGTTCATTTTCCGAAAACAGGTTAGCCCTCTAATCTCTTTATTTATCAACCAACCACCATTTTCTCTGGCAAAAAATCTCTCTATCCTCTCAGGATTCAAGCCACGATTAATTTCAAAATCGTTGTAAAGCCCGGACGTCGCCTTTACAATCGCATTGTCGGAGATGTCAGACCCCAACAACTTAATCCTGTAAGGAGTCAAATCCCCCAACAACTCTTTTATGATAATTGCAATACTGTACAGTTCCTGTCCGGTAGAACAGGCAGCACTCCAGACGCTCAAGGGCGTCGGCTCTGTATCAACCATTCTTTCCTGCTGACGACGGGAACCAAGCAGTTCAGGCAGTATTTTTTTCTTGA
This sequence is a window from Desulfobulbaceae bacterium. Protein-coding genes within it:
- a CDS encoding protein-glutamate O-methyltransferase CheR — translated: MTYTLPSITAEEITFFSSYIYELAGITLGHKKAYLLESRFALMMEELDCASFTELYFLSKSASCKVLEKRLVDAITTHETSFFRDKSPFELLKKKILPELLGSRRQQERMVDTEPTPLSVWSAACSTGQELYSIAIIIKELLGDLTPYRIKLLGSDISDNAIVKATSGLYNDFEINRGLNPERIERFFARENGGWLINKEIRGLTCFRKMNLQTPFNYLGKFDVIFCRNVAVYFSPEDRSRFFRAIAMCMHPESYLIVGSTESLSGVIDLFVGGQHMGAAYYKLRPQQ